From a region of the Methanothermobacter tenebrarum genome:
- the npdG gene encoding NADPH-dependent F420 reductase: MDGKIAIIGGTGDQGMGLALRLAMAGENVIIGSRDAKRAQNTVDEIKEMTGDPRLKLEGMKNEDAARLADLIVLTVPLHAQMVTLKSIKEHVKDKIFIDATVPLESSIGGSGAKYLDLWDGSAAERSAKFLEDATVVSAFNNISAYSLLNFKEDVECDCLITSDDEKAKKVVIELAEKIPGVRGIDCGPLENARIIEKITPLLINLNMKNKIKNAGIRITNI, from the coding sequence ATGGATGGGAAAATTGCTATAATAGGCGGAACCGGAGACCAGGGCATGGGATTGGCCCTAAGATTAGCGATGGCGGGTGAAAATGTTATAATAGGCTCTAGGGATGCTAAAAGAGCCCAGAATACCGTGGATGAGATAAAGGAGATGACAGGGGATCCCAGGTTGAAATTGGAGGGTATGAAAAATGAGGACGCTGCCAGACTAGCAGATCTCATAGTATTAACAGTACCATTACATGCTCAGATGGTAACCCTAAAGTCTATAAAAGAGCATGTAAAGGATAAGATCTTTATAGATGCTACAGTACCCCTTGAAAGTTCAATCGGCGGCTCCGGTGCAAAATACCTTGACCTCTGGGATGGTTCAGCCGCTGAAAGATCCGCGAAATTCCTAGAAGATGCGACCGTAGTATCAGCATTTAACAACATAAGCGCCTATAGCCTACTAAACTTCAAAGAGGATGTAGAATGCGACTGCCTCATAACATCAGACGATGAAAAGGCCAAGAAGGTTGTGATAGAACTTGCAGAGAAAATACCAGGGGTCAGAGGTATAGACTGCGGACCCTTGGAAAATGCTAGGATAATCGAGAAGATAACACCACTACTCATAAACCTAAACATGAAAAATAAGATAAAAAATGCTGGCATAAGGATAACAAACATCTAA
- a CDS encoding sugar phosphate isomerase/epimerase, protein MDFGVSTLALHPAPPNVTLEYIEGLGISYCEIINEYPLDRIEEDLTGSYSLQYIVHAPISDVNIASPNNRIRRSSIMEIKSSLDLAAHLDSDKLILHPGSVPFLARVYKDRILEYNFKSLKELKNYADDLGVTLCLENMPRMEKYLYNNLKELQRLVEELGIMATLDIGHAHTMGHTIKDIKMGLIGHIHLSDNDGIEDSHNALGTGSINFPKVFENLKGYDGILTIEVKSKDELIESLNFLEKLNLI, encoded by the coding sequence TTGGATTTTGGAGTTTCAACATTGGCCTTGCACCCAGCACCACCTAATGTCACCTTGGAATACATAGAAGGACTCGGGATCAGCTATTGTGAAATAATCAACGAATACCCACTGGATAGGATAGAGGAGGATCTAACAGGCTCATACTCCCTCCAATACATAGTACATGCTCCGATTTCTGATGTTAACATAGCCTCCCCCAACAATAGGATAAGAAGATCATCAATAATGGAGATAAAATCCTCACTGGACCTGGCAGCGCACCTAGACTCAGACAAATTAATATTACACCCAGGTAGTGTACCATTCCTTGCAAGAGTATACAAGGATAGAATATTAGAATATAATTTCAAATCCCTCAAAGAACTTAAAAATTATGCCGATGATCTGGGCGTGACACTCTGCCTCGAAAACATGCCAAGAATGGAAAAATACCTCTACAATAACTTAAAAGAACTACAAAGACTAGTAGAGGAACTTGGAATCATGGCCACCCTTGATATAGGCCACGCCCACACAATGGGTCACACAATCAAAGACATTAAAATGGGACTAATAGGCCATATACACCTTTCAGATAACGATGGCATAGAAGATTCCCATAACGCCCTCGGAACAGGGAGCATAAATTTCCCTAAAGTATTCGAGAACCTTAAGGGATATGATGGTATCTTAACAATTGAAGTGAAGAGTAAAGATGAGTTAATTGAAAGTTTAAATTTCCTTGAAAAATTAAACCTAATCTAA